From a region of the Corallococcus macrosporus genome:
- a CDS encoding MFS transporter has product MSSLPPWLAQLLPIVILLGAIGLVLSRLPKVELGHSDAFRRRRFFNWFPLGLTYAFLYMGRYNVNVATSAMGAQTSNADFATIFFWGTLTYGAAFLLNGPLTDKLGGRFTILLSAGGSAVANIAMGGLVYAVLKNGWAPPGGIVAWLAFLYSVNMYFQSFGAVSIVKVNASWFHVRERGQLGGVFGILISLGLYFAFDWCRFIADAAPVWWVFFVPAALLVGFLVLDSFVIRDTPSQTGHPDFDTADASSGETGPALSVPQLFGKLLSNRVILIILGVEFCSGFLRNAVMQWFPKYAKAVGESGGFVASNWGMLSCVAGILGGMFAGVISDRIFDSRRGPVSAVLYAGLLLGAVGAVFLLGTAGAGWSVVFMSLCVIGVHGMLSGTATMDFGGKKNAGIVVGIIDGAVYAGTAIHALVYGKILPTGDAMKDPANWKPWPLAMLPLAVLGLVLASRVWNAKPQPRAAPLPVGDVVPGAVPGGSSRTGTNG; this is encoded by the coding sequence ATGTCGTCGCTGCCCCCGTGGCTGGCCCAGCTGTTGCCCATCGTCATCCTGCTCGGGGCCATTGGCCTGGTGCTCTCGCGGCTCCCGAAGGTGGAGCTGGGGCACAGCGATGCGTTCCGCCGCCGCCGCTTCTTCAACTGGTTCCCGCTGGGCCTGACGTACGCGTTCCTCTACATGGGGCGCTACAACGTCAACGTGGCGACCAGCGCCATGGGCGCGCAGACGTCCAACGCGGACTTCGCGACCATTTTCTTCTGGGGGACGCTCACGTACGGCGCGGCCTTCCTCCTCAACGGCCCGCTGACGGACAAGCTGGGCGGCCGCTTCACCATCCTCCTGTCCGCGGGCGGCAGCGCGGTGGCGAACATCGCCATGGGCGGGCTGGTGTACGCGGTGCTGAAGAACGGCTGGGCCCCGCCGGGCGGCATCGTCGCGTGGCTCGCGTTCCTCTACAGCGTGAACATGTACTTCCAGAGCTTCGGCGCGGTCTCCATCGTCAAGGTGAACGCGTCGTGGTTCCACGTGCGTGAGCGCGGCCAGCTGGGCGGCGTGTTCGGCATCCTCATCTCGCTGGGCCTGTACTTCGCGTTCGACTGGTGCCGCTTCATCGCGGACGCGGCGCCGGTGTGGTGGGTGTTCTTCGTGCCCGCGGCGCTGCTCGTGGGCTTCCTGGTGCTGGACTCCTTCGTCATCCGCGACACGCCGTCCCAGACGGGCCACCCGGACTTCGACACGGCGGATGCGTCCAGCGGTGAGACGGGCCCGGCGCTCAGCGTGCCGCAGCTCTTCGGCAAGCTGCTCAGCAACCGCGTCATCCTCATCATCCTGGGCGTGGAGTTCTGCAGCGGCTTCCTGCGCAACGCGGTGATGCAGTGGTTCCCCAAGTACGCCAAGGCGGTGGGGGAGTCCGGCGGCTTCGTGGCCTCCAACTGGGGCATGCTGTCGTGCGTCGCGGGCATCCTGGGCGGCATGTTCGCGGGCGTCATCAGCGACCGCATCTTCGACTCGCGCCGCGGCCCCGTGTCCGCGGTGCTCTACGCGGGCCTGCTGCTGGGCGCCGTGGGCGCGGTGTTCCTGCTGGGGACGGCCGGGGCCGGCTGGTCCGTGGTGTTCATGTCCCTGTGCGTCATCGGCGTGCACGGCATGCTGTCCGGCACGGCCACCATGGACTTCGGCGGCAAGAAGAACGCGGGCATCGTGGTGGGCATCATCGACGGCGCCGTGTACGCGGGCACCGCCATCCACGCGCTCGTCTACGGGAAGATTCTGCCCACGGGTGACGCCATGAAGGACCCGGCCAACTGGAAGCCGTGGCCCCTGGCCATGCTGCCCCTGGCCGTCCTGGGCCTGGTGCTGGCGTCGCGGGTGTGGAACGCGAAGCCCCAGCCCAGGGCCGCGCCCCTGCCGGTGGGCGACGTCGTCCCGGGCGCCGTGCCGGGCGGGTCGTCTCGTACGGGCACCAACGGTTGA
- the pdhA gene encoding pyruvate dehydrogenase (acetyl-transferring) E1 component subunit alpha translates to MASAYSKDLLLTMYRKMYLLRRFEERAGQQYTLGKIAGFCHLYIGQEAVAVGCNEAIRPDDYMLSAYRDHGQPLARGSDAGMVMAELFGRGSGYSKGKGGSMHIFDIEHHFYGGYGIVGGQIPLAAGMAFASRYRNEDRVTVCFFGDAAANQGSFHETFNMAQKWKLPVIYICENNRYGMGTAIARTSAVPEIHKRASAYGMRGEAVDGMDVLKMYEAVKDAAEYCRAGKGPVLMEANTYRFRGHSMADPANYRTKQEVEDERKNDPIPKLREFAMKQGFNLSDADFEAIEEEEKRAVDAAVKFADESPEPSVDELWRDTIVEEGEQDVRPRERVLGVKVTNWPKYPSGQELKVTWDLEPRAEAEQADKKAGLSR, encoded by the coding sequence GTGGCCAGCGCGTACTCGAAGGACCTGTTGTTGACGATGTACCGGAAGATGTACCTCCTGCGCCGCTTCGAGGAGCGGGCCGGCCAGCAGTACACGCTGGGGAAGATCGCCGGCTTCTGCCACCTCTACATCGGCCAGGAGGCCGTGGCGGTGGGCTGCAACGAGGCCATCCGTCCGGATGACTACATGCTGTCCGCCTACCGCGACCACGGCCAGCCGCTGGCGCGTGGCAGCGACGCCGGCATGGTCATGGCGGAGCTGTTCGGCCGGGGCTCCGGCTACAGCAAGGGCAAGGGCGGCTCGATGCACATCTTCGACATCGAGCACCACTTCTACGGCGGCTACGGCATCGTCGGCGGGCAGATTCCGCTCGCGGCGGGCATGGCCTTCGCCAGCCGCTACCGCAACGAAGACCGCGTCACGGTGTGCTTCTTCGGCGACGCGGCCGCCAACCAGGGCTCGTTCCACGAGACCTTCAACATGGCGCAGAAGTGGAAGCTGCCGGTCATCTACATCTGCGAGAACAACCGCTACGGCATGGGCACGGCCATCGCGCGCACGTCCGCGGTGCCGGAGATCCACAAGCGCGCCTCCGCGTACGGCATGCGCGGTGAGGCGGTGGACGGCATGGACGTCCTCAAGATGTACGAGGCCGTGAAGGACGCCGCCGAGTACTGCCGCGCGGGCAAGGGCCCCGTGCTGATGGAGGCGAACACGTACCGCTTCCGCGGCCACTCCATGGCGGACCCGGCGAACTACCGCACCAAGCAGGAGGTGGAGGACGAGCGCAAGAACGACCCCATCCCGAAGCTGCGCGAGTTCGCGATGAAGCAGGGCTTCAACCTCTCCGACGCCGATTTCGAGGCCATCGAGGAGGAGGAGAAGCGCGCGGTGGACGCGGCGGTGAAGTTCGCCGACGAGTCGCCCGAGCCCAGCGTGGACGAGCTGTGGCGCGACACCATCGTGGAGGAGGGCGAGCAGGACGTGCGCCCCCGCGAGCGCGTGCTGGGCGTGAAGGTCACCAACTGGCCGAAGTACCCGTCGGGCCAGGAGCTGAAGGTGACGTGGGACCTGGAGCCCCGCGCCGAGGCCGAGCAGGCGGACAAGAAGGCGGGCCTGAGCCGCTAG
- a CDS encoding pyruvate dehydrogenase complex E1 component subunit beta produces the protein MPELMYREALNQALAEEMERDANVFLIGEEVGRYNGAFKVSQGLLDKFGSARIIDAPISELGFTGLSVGAAAVGLRPVVEMMTWNFAILAMDQIVNNAAKLRHMSGGQLRCPIVFRGPGGAGGRLSSQHSQALEANYAHFPGLKVIAPATPADAKGMLKSAIRDENPVVMFEGERLYAIKGEVPEGEHIVPLGKADVKREGTDVTLITWSRMYYFCMEAAEALAKEGISVEVLDLRTLRPLDEEAILASVRKTNRAVICEEGWALAGVGASVVDLIQSQAFDDLDAPVVRVTGLDVNMSYAANLENATQPDAPKIIAAIKKVLYREGA, from the coding sequence ATGCCCGAGTTGATGTATCGCGAAGCGTTGAACCAGGCGCTCGCCGAGGAGATGGAGCGCGACGCCAATGTGTTCCTCATTGGCGAGGAAGTGGGCCGCTACAACGGCGCGTTCAAGGTGTCCCAGGGCCTGCTGGACAAGTTCGGGAGCGCGCGCATCATCGACGCGCCCATCAGCGAGCTGGGCTTCACCGGCCTCTCCGTGGGAGCGGCGGCGGTGGGCCTGCGTCCCGTGGTGGAGATGATGACCTGGAACTTCGCCATCCTGGCGATGGACCAGATCGTCAACAACGCGGCCAAGCTGCGCCACATGAGCGGCGGCCAGCTGCGCTGCCCCATCGTGTTCCGCGGCCCGGGCGGCGCGGGCGGCCGGCTCTCCAGCCAGCACAGCCAGGCGCTGGAGGCCAACTACGCGCACTTCCCCGGCCTGAAGGTGATTGCGCCAGCGACCCCGGCGGACGCCAAGGGCATGCTCAAGAGCGCCATCCGGGACGAGAACCCGGTGGTCATGTTCGAGGGCGAGCGCCTCTACGCCATCAAGGGCGAGGTGCCGGAAGGTGAGCACATCGTTCCGCTGGGCAAGGCGGACGTGAAGCGTGAGGGCACGGACGTCACGCTCATCACCTGGAGCCGGATGTACTACTTCTGCATGGAGGCCGCGGAGGCCCTGGCGAAGGAAGGCATCAGCGTGGAGGTGCTGGACCTGCGCACCCTGCGCCCCCTGGACGAGGAGGCCATCCTCGCGAGCGTGCGCAAGACGAACCGCGCCGTCATCTGCGAGGAGGGCTGGGCGCTGGCCGGTGTCGGCGCGTCCGTGGTGGACCTCATCCAGTCCCAGGCGTTCGACGACCTGGACGCGCCCGTCGTGCGCGTCACCGGGTTGGATGTGAACATGTCCTATGCGGCGAACCTGGAGAACGCGACCCAGCCGGACGCGCCCAAGATCATCGCCGCCATCAAGAAGGTGCTGTACCGCGAGGGAGCCTGA
- a CDS encoding pyruvate dehydrogenase complex dihydrolipoamide acetyltransferase codes for MATPIQMPSLSPTMKEGKIVKWLKKVGDKISSGDAIAEVETDKSNLEVEAFDDGYLIQIAVPEGEVATVGSPIGYLGAKGEKATGGAAPQAPAPQKTEAPKAAAPAAAPKPPEQAPAPAASGAGEGIAILMPSLSPTMTEGKIVRWLKKEGDKVSSGDAIAEVETDKSNLEVEAYDDGTLARITVQAGDMAKVGAPIAFLAPKGAKAGASAPAAAPQAPAAPKAPAQTPAAAAPSAPAGGQVVPLRRESQAPQASGGGAGGRLRASPLAKRMAQERGLDISQVRGTGPLGRVVKRDVEQALGQGLAKAPAAQAPAAKKAAQPEVRAFGTRPEPQAVPVSSMRKVIGQRMSEVKPGVPHFYLTVEVEMDAAVKIREEAKALDLKVSVNDIIVKAAAIALRRSPKMNVSLQGDQVLHYGTVDVGIAVAIEDGLITPIIRDADLKGLQAISAESRDMAERARKRSLKPAEYNGGSLTVSNLGMYGIDQFIAVINPPQSAIIAVGAVAEKAVVRDGQLAVRKMMTVTLSGDHRVIDGATGAEYLRELKGLLEHPSRLLF; via the coding sequence ATGGCGACGCCCATTCAGATGCCCAGCCTTTCCCCGACGATGAAGGAGGGGAAGATCGTCAAGTGGCTGAAGAAGGTGGGAGACAAGATCTCCTCCGGAGACGCCATCGCCGAGGTGGAGACGGACAAGTCCAACCTCGAGGTGGAGGCCTTCGACGACGGCTACCTCATCCAGATCGCCGTGCCCGAGGGCGAGGTCGCCACGGTGGGTTCGCCCATCGGCTACCTCGGCGCCAAGGGTGAGAAGGCCACGGGGGGCGCTGCTCCCCAGGCCCCGGCCCCCCAGAAGACGGAGGCCCCTAAGGCCGCGGCGCCCGCCGCCGCCCCGAAGCCTCCCGAGCAGGCTCCGGCCCCCGCCGCCAGCGGCGCGGGTGAGGGCATCGCCATCCTGATGCCCTCGCTCTCCCCGACCATGACGGAGGGGAAGATCGTCCGGTGGCTGAAGAAGGAGGGCGACAAGGTCTCCTCCGGGGATGCCATCGCCGAGGTGGAGACGGACAAGTCCAACCTCGAGGTGGAGGCGTACGACGACGGCACGCTCGCGCGCATCACGGTGCAGGCGGGTGACATGGCCAAGGTCGGCGCGCCCATCGCGTTCCTCGCGCCCAAGGGTGCCAAGGCCGGGGCTTCCGCTCCGGCGGCCGCGCCCCAGGCTCCGGCCGCTCCGAAGGCTCCCGCCCAGACTCCCGCCGCCGCGGCTCCGTCCGCGCCCGCCGGGGGACAGGTCGTCCCGCTGCGCCGCGAGTCCCAGGCTCCCCAGGCCTCCGGCGGTGGCGCGGGTGGCCGTCTGCGCGCCAGCCCCCTGGCGAAGCGCATGGCCCAGGAGCGCGGGCTGGACATCAGCCAGGTGCGCGGCACGGGTCCGTTGGGCCGCGTGGTGAAGCGCGACGTGGAGCAGGCGCTGGGCCAGGGCTTGGCGAAGGCCCCGGCCGCGCAGGCGCCGGCGGCGAAGAAGGCCGCCCAGCCGGAGGTTCGCGCGTTCGGTACGCGTCCGGAGCCCCAGGCGGTGCCCGTGTCCTCCATGCGCAAGGTCATTGGCCAGCGCATGTCGGAAGTGAAGCCCGGCGTGCCGCACTTCTACCTCACGGTGGAGGTGGAGATGGACGCCGCGGTGAAGATCCGCGAGGAGGCCAAGGCGCTGGACCTCAAGGTGTCCGTCAACGACATCATCGTGAAGGCGGCGGCCATCGCGCTGCGCCGTTCACCGAAGATGAACGTGTCGCTCCAGGGCGACCAGGTGCTGCACTACGGCACCGTGGACGTGGGCATCGCCGTCGCCATCGAGGACGGGTTGATCACCCCCATCATCCGCGACGCGGACCTCAAGGGCCTGCAGGCCATCTCCGCCGAGTCCCGCGACATGGCGGAGCGCGCCCGCAAGCGCTCGCTGAAGCCCGCCGAGTACAACGGCGGCTCGCTCACGGTGAGCAACCTGGGCATGTACGGCATCGACCAGTTCATCGCCGTCATCAACCCGCCCCAGTCCGCCATCATCGCGGTGGGCGCAGTGGCGGAGAAGGCCGTGGTGCGTGACGGCCAGCTGGCGGTGCGCAAGATGATGACGGTGACGCTGTCGGGTGACCACCGCGTCATCGACGGGGCCACCGGCGCGGAGTACCTCCGCGAGCTGAAGGGGCTCCTGGAGCATCCCTCGCGGCTGCTGTTCTAG
- a CDS encoding DUF2795 domain-containing protein → MTRERLGLGLQEVERSSTPLTPVVSLAHSLQQALRGAVFPLSAEQLVWVARENEAPPHVVSLLGTLPRGRFSSVDGVALALGDASI, encoded by the coding sequence ATGACTCGCGAGCGCCTGGGGCTTGGACTGCAGGAGGTGGAGCGTTCATCCACCCCGCTGACTCCGGTGGTGTCCCTGGCGCACTCACTGCAGCAGGCGCTGCGCGGCGCGGTGTTCCCGCTCAGCGCGGAGCAGTTGGTCTGGGTGGCGCGTGAGAACGAGGCGCCGCCGCACGTGGTGTCGCTCCTGGGCACGCTGCCCCGCGGCCGCTTCTCCTCCGTGGACGGGGTGGCGCTCGCGTTGGGGGACGCTTCCATCTGA
- a CDS encoding sensor histidine kinase, which yields MNASDLPAVLYVDDDALNLRVFDANFGQKFRIFRCSSPNEALALLEQRRGEIGVVLSDQRMPGMTGVELLEKARTIAPDAKRMLVTAYADMQAVIDAVNRGQVTRYFVKPWDRAELLAALEDALKIARLELRIREVEGRMMKSERLATLGQVTAGIAHELMGPVGYLTQNVSSLQRDMERVVQYVSRHLATDPDAEVSSTIEDLPSLIKDLSEGASHLRGVALGLRAQARGEDMEATADVAEVVSFAVKLARAEVRDRARLTSSGEPIRIVFGPVKLCQVLLNLIVNAAQAMENTGRPGRIDVRWAARDEDVVLTVSDNGCGIPVALQEKVFQPLFTTKPVGIGTGLGLSICRELVTQFGGQLRLQSTPGEGTEIELTFKRAPLP from the coding sequence ATGAACGCCTCGGACCTGCCCGCCGTGCTGTACGTGGACGACGACGCCCTCAACCTGAGGGTGTTCGACGCCAACTTCGGGCAGAAGTTTCGCATCTTCCGGTGCTCGTCCCCCAACGAGGCCCTGGCGCTGCTGGAGCAGCGGCGCGGGGAGATTGGCGTGGTGCTGTCGGACCAGCGCATGCCGGGGATGACGGGCGTGGAGCTGCTGGAGAAGGCCCGCACCATCGCGCCGGACGCCAAGCGCATGCTGGTGACGGCGTACGCGGACATGCAGGCCGTCATCGACGCAGTGAACCGCGGCCAGGTGACGCGCTACTTCGTCAAGCCGTGGGACCGCGCGGAGCTGCTGGCGGCGCTGGAGGACGCGCTCAAGATCGCGCGCCTGGAGCTGCGCATCCGGGAAGTGGAAGGCCGGATGATGAAGTCCGAGCGTCTGGCCACGCTGGGGCAGGTGACCGCGGGCATCGCGCACGAGCTCATGGGGCCGGTGGGCTACCTCACGCAGAACGTGTCGTCCCTCCAGCGCGACATGGAGCGCGTGGTGCAGTACGTGTCGCGCCACCTGGCGACGGATCCGGACGCGGAGGTGTCCTCCACCATCGAGGACCTGCCGTCGCTCATCAAGGACCTGTCCGAGGGCGCCAGCCACCTGCGCGGCGTGGCGCTGGGCCTGCGCGCGCAGGCTCGCGGCGAGGACATGGAGGCCACCGCGGACGTGGCGGAGGTCGTGTCCTTCGCGGTGAAGCTGGCGCGCGCGGAGGTCCGCGACCGGGCCCGGCTCACCAGCAGCGGCGAGCCCATCCGCATCGTGTTCGGGCCGGTGAAGCTGTGCCAGGTGCTGCTCAACCTCATCGTCAACGCGGCGCAGGCCATGGAGAACACCGGCCGTCCGGGCCGCATCGACGTGCGGTGGGCGGCGCGCGACGAGGACGTGGTGCTGACCGTGTCCGACAACGGCTGCGGCATCCCCGTGGCGCTCCAGGAGAAGGTGTTCCAGCCGCTCTTCACCACGAAGCCCGTGGGCATCGGCACGGGACTGGGCCTGTCCATCTGCCGCGAGCTGGTGACCCAGTTCGGCGGTCAGCTCCGCCTGCAGTCCACGCCGGGAGAGGGCACCGAAATCGAGCTCACCTTCAAGCGAGCCCCGCTCCCTTGA